In one Zalophus californianus isolate mZalCal1 chromosome 10, mZalCal1.pri.v2, whole genome shotgun sequence genomic region, the following are encoded:
- the NME3 gene encoding nucleoside diphosphate kinase 3 isoform X3: MLCLLLTVLAHLFPAACAGVHERTFLAVKPDGVQRRLVGEIVRRFERKGFKLVALKLVQVWQGLDVVRASRALIGATDPADAAPGTIRGDFCVEERDPRQRLGGERPPRDRALVPRRRAAVLGGQRRALAVRVDAQPRGPLQFAARPGPQRGPAFLETIK; this comes from the exons ATGCTGTGCCTGCTGCTGACGGTGCTCGCCCACCTCTTCCCGGCGG CCTGCGCCGGCGTGCACGAGCGCACCTTCCTGGCCGTGAAACCCGACGGCGTGCAGCGGCGGCTCGTGGGCGAGATCGTGCGGCGCTTTGAGCGCAAGGGCTTCAAGCTGGTGGCGCTGAAGCTGGTGCAG GTATGGCAGGGGCTGGACGTGGTGCGCGCCTCGCGGGCGCTCATCGGGGCCACCGACCCGGCCGACGCCGCGCCTGGCACCATCCGCGGGGACTTCTGCGTCGAG GAACGTGATCCACGGCAGCGACTCGGTGGAGAGCGCCCGCCGCGAGATCGCGCTCTGGTTCCGCGGCGACGAGCTGCTGTGCTGGGAGGACAGCGCCGGGCACTGGCTGTACGAGTAGACGCCCAGCCCCGCGGGCCCCTCCAGTTTGCGGCCCGTCCTGGCCCTCAGCGTGGGCCAGCATTTCTTGAGACAATAAAGTGA
- the MAPK8IP3 gene encoding C-Jun-amino-terminal kinase-interacting protein 3 isoform X17 has translation MKKEYNALHQRHTEMIQTYVEHIERSKMQQVGGNSQTEGSLPGRSPRQSWRKSRKERPTSLNVFPLADGMVRAQMGGKLVPSGDHWHLSDLGQLQFTSSYQCPQDEMSESGQSSAAATPSTAGTKSNTPTSSVPSAAVTPLNESLQPLGDYSAGTKSSKRAREKRNSRNMEVQVTQEMRNVSIGMGSSDEWSDVQDIIDSTPELDMSREPRLDRTGNSPTQGIVNKAFGINTDSLYHELSTAGSEVIGDVDEGADLLGEFSVRHDFFGMGKEVGNLLLENSQLLETKNALNVVKNDLIAKVDQLSGEQEVLKGDLEAARQAKLRLEGRIKDLEEELRRVKSEAIVARREPKEEVEDVSSYLCTELDKIPMAQRRRFTRVEMARVLMERNQYKERLMELQEAVRWTEMIRASREHPSVQEKKKSTIWQFFSRLFSSSSSPPPAKRSYPSVNIHYKSPTTAGFSQRRSHAMCPISAGSRPLEFFPDDDCTSSTRREQKREQYRQVREHVRNDDGRLQACGWSLPAKYKQLSPNGGQEDTRMKNVPVPVYCRPLVEKDPTMKLWCAAGVNLSGWKPNEDDSGNGVRPAPGRDPLTCDREVEGETKSNHASPEKKAKELPEPDATSSRVWILTSTLTTSKVVIIDANQPGTVVDQFTVCNAHVLCISSIPAASDSDYPPGEIFLDSDVNPEDSGADGVLAGITLVGCATRCNVPRSNCSSRGDTPVLDKGQGEVATVANGKVNPSQSTEEATEATEVPDSGPSEAEAAAVRPGPLTEHVFTDLAPAPAPSAQPGSENGPEADTGGVQPEPEPSADPAGTSNSAAPTMWLGAQNGWLYVHSAVANWKKCLHSIKLKDSVLSLVHVKGRVLVALADGTLAIFHRGEDGQWDLSNYHLMDLGHPHHSIRCMAVVCDRVWCGYKNKVHVIQPKTMQIEKSFDAHPRRESQVRQLAWIGDGVWVSIRLDSTLRLYHAHTHQHLQDVDIEPYVSKMLGTGKLGFSFVRITALLIAGNRLWVGTGNGVVISIPLTETVVLHRGQLLGLRANKTSPTSGEGARPGGVIHVYGDDSSDKSASSFIPYCSMAQAQLCFHGHRDAVKFFVSVPGNVLATLNGSVLDSPSESPGPAAPASDAEGQKLKNVLVLSGGEGYIDFRIGDGEDDDTEENTGDMSQVKPLLSKAERSHIIVWQVSYSPE, from the exons CCCTCGCCAGTCGTGGAGGAAAAG CAGGAAGGAGCGCCCCACCTCTCTGAATGTCTTCCCCCTGGCCGACGGCATGGTACGTGCACAGATGGGGGGCAAGCTCGTGCCTTCGGGGGACCACTGGCACCTGAGTGACCTCGGCCAGCTACAGTTCACCTCCAGCTACCAG TGTCCGCAGGATGAGATGTCCGAGTCAGGCCAGTCTTCGGCAGCTGCCACACCCAGCACCGCGGGCACCAAGTCCAACACGCCCACGTCCTCTGTGCCCTCGGCCGCCGTTACGCCGCTCAATGAGAGCCTGCAGCCCCTGGGGGACTACAGCGCCGGCACGAAGAGCAGCAAGCGGGCGCGAGAGAAGCGCAACAGCCGCAACATGGAGGTCCAGGTCACGCAGGAGATGCGGAACGTCAGCATAG GCATGGGCAGCAGTGATGAGTGGTCTGATGTTCAAGACATTATTGATTCTACGCCAGAGCTGGACATGAGTCGGGAACCCCGCCTTGATCGCACGGGCAACAG CCCGACCCAGGGGATCGTGAACAAGGCTTTTGGCATCAACACTGACTCCCTGTACCACGAGCTGTCGACGGCGGGGTCAGAGGTCATCGGGGATGTGGATGAAGGAGCTGACCTGCTAG GGGAGTTCTCAG TGCGCCATGATTTCTTTG GAATGGGCAAGGAAGTGGGGAATCTGCTGCTGGAGAACTCACAGCTTCTAGAAACCAA AAACGCTCTGAATGTGGTGAAGAATGACCTCATCGCCAAGGTGGACCAGCTGTCCGGGGAGCAGGAGGTGCTCAAAGGGGACTTGGAAGCCGCCAGGCAGGCCAAACTCAGGCTGGAGGGCCGCATCAAGGACCTGGAGGAAGAGCTGAGGAG AGTGAAGTCAGAGGCCATTGTCGCCCGCCGAGAGCCCAAAGAAGAGGTGGAGGATGTAAGCAGCTATCTCTGTACAGAATTG GACAAGATCCCCATGGCACAGCGCCGCCGCTTCACGCGGGTGGAGATGGCCCGTGTGCTCATGGAGCGCAACCAGTACAAGGAGAGGCTGATGGAGCTCCAGGAGGCCGTGCGGTGGACCGAGATGATCAg AGCGTCCCGAGAGCATCCATCTGTCCAGGAGAAGAAGAAGTCCACCATCTGGCAATT CTTCAGCCGCCTCTTCAGCTCCTCGTCCAGCCCCCCTCCGGCCAAGCGGTCCTATCCCTCGGTGAACATCCATTACAAGTCCCCCACCACGGCCGGCTTCAGCCAGCGCCGCAGCCATGCTATGTGCCCCATCTCTGCTGGCAGCCGGCCTCTGGAGTTCTTCCCCGACGA TGACTGCACGTCCTCCACCCGCCGGGAGCAGAAGCGCGAGCAGTACCGCCAGGTGCGCGAGCACGTGCGCAACGACGATGGGCGGCTGCAGGCCTGTGGCTGGAGCCTGCCGGCCAAGTACAAGCAG CTGAGTCCCAACGGGGGCCAGGAGGACACGCGGATGAAGAACGTGCCTGTCCCCGTGTACTGCCGCCCTCTGGTGGAGAAAGACCCAACAATGAAG CTGTGGTGTGCCGCGGGCGTGAACCTGAGCGGGTGGAAACCGAACGAGGACGACTCTGGGAACGGAGTCAGGCCTGCGCCAGGCCGTGACCCTCTGACCTGCGACCGGGAAGTGGAAGGAGAGACCAAGAGCAATCACGCGTCCCCAGAGAAGAAG GCGAAAGAGCTCCCCGAGCCGGACGCCACCTCCAGCCGCGTGTGGATCCTCACCAGCACTCTGACCACCAGCAAAGTGGTCATCATCGATGCCAACCAGCCAGGCACCGTGGTGGATCAGTTCACCGTCTGCAATGCCCACGTCCTGTGCATCTCCAGCATTCCAG CGGCCAGTGACAGTGACTACCCTCCGGGGGAGATCTTCCTGGACAGCGATGTGAACCCTGAGGATTCCGGTGCCGACGGTGTGCTGGCAGGCATCACCCTGGTGGGCTGTGCCACCCGTTGCAACGTGCCCCGCAGCAACTGCTCCTCCCGAGGGGATACCCCAGTGCTGGACAAGGGCCAGG GGGAGGTGGCTACTGTCGCCAACGGGAAGGTCAACCCATCTCAGTCCACGGAGGAGGCCACAGAAGCCACGGAGGTGCCAGACTCTGGGCCCAGCGAGGCAGAAGCAGCCGCAGTGCGGCCTGGGCCCCTCACGGAGCATGTCTTCACCGACCTggcccctgccccggcccccagTGCCCAGCCTGGCAG TGAGAACGGGCCGGAGGCCGACACAGGTGGGGTGCAGCCCGAGCCAGAGCCCAGCGCAGACCCTGCAGGGACCAGCAATAGCGCTGCCCCCACCATGTGGCTGGGAGCCCAGAACGGCTG GCTCTATGTGCACTCAGCCGTGGCCAACTGGAAGAAGTGTCTGCACTCCATCAAGCTAaaggactctgtgctgagcctggt GCACGTGAAAGGGCGAGTTCTTGTGGCCCTCGCCGACGGGACTCTGGCCATCTTCCACCGAGGTGAAG ATGGCCAGTGGGACCTGAGCAACTATCACCTGATGGACCTGggccacccccaccactccatccGCTGCATGGCTGTCGTCTGCGACCGCGTCTGGTGTGGCTACAAAAACAAGGTGCACGTCATCCAGCCCAAGACGATGCAGATTGAG AAGTCATTCGACGCCCACCCACGGCGGGAGAGCCAAGTGCGGCAGCTGGCGTGGATCGGTGATGGGGTGTGGGTGTCCATCCGCTTGGATTCCACATTGCGGCTCTACCACGCCCATACCCACCAGCACCTGCAGGACGTGGACATCGAGCCCTATGTCAGCAAGATGCTGG GCACAGGCAAGCTGGGCTTCTCCTTCGTGCGGATCACAGCCCTGCTCATCGCGGGCAACCGCCTCTGGGTGGGCACCGGCAATGGAGTGGTCATCTCTATCCCGCTGACCGAGA CCGTGGTCCTGCACCGAGGCCAGCTCCTGGGGCTCCGAG caaaCAAAACCTCCCCCACGTCTGGGGAGGGAGCCCGCCCTGGGGGCGTCATCCATGTGTACGGTGATGACAGCAGTGACAAATCGGCCAGCAGCTTCATCCCCTACTGCTCCAtggcccaggcccagctctgctTCCACGGGCACCGTGATGCCGTCAAATTCTTTGTGTCGGTGCCAG GGAATGTGTTGGCCACTCTCAACGGCAGCGTGCTCGACAGCCCCTCTGAGAGCCCCGGGCCCGCCGCCCCTGCCTCAGACGCCGAGGGCCAGAAGCTGAAGAACGTTCTGGTGCTGAGCGGCGGGGAGGGCTACATCGACTTCCGCATCG GGGACGGAGAGGATGATGACACCGAGGAGAACACTGGGGACATGAGCCAGGTGAAGCCCCTGCTGTCCAAGGCAGAGCGCAGCCACATCATCGTGTGGCAGGTGTCCTACAGCCCTGAGTGA
- the NME3 gene encoding nucleoside diphosphate kinase 3 isoform X1, protein MLCLLLTVLAHLFPAACAGVHERTFLAVKPDGVQRRLVGEIVRRFERKGFKLVALKLVQASDELLREHYAELRERPFYGRLVDYMGSGPVVAMVWQGLDVVRASRALIGATDPADAAPGTIRGDFCVEERDPRQRLGGERPPRDRALVPRRRAAVLGGQRRALAVRVDAQPRGPLQFAARPGPQRGPAFLETIK, encoded by the exons ATGCTGTGCCTGCTGCTGACGGTGCTCGCCCACCTCTTCCCGGCGG CCTGCGCCGGCGTGCACGAGCGCACCTTCCTGGCCGTGAAACCCGACGGCGTGCAGCGGCGGCTCGTGGGCGAGATCGTGCGGCGCTTTGAGCGCAAGGGCTTCAAGCTGGTGGCGCTGAAGCTGGTGCAG GCCTCGGACGAGCTGCTGCGCGAGCACTACGCCGAGCTGCGCGAGCGCCCCTTCTATGGCCGGCTGGTGGACTACATGGGCTCGGGACCGGTGGTGGCCATG GTATGGCAGGGGCTGGACGTGGTGCGCGCCTCGCGGGCGCTCATCGGGGCCACCGACCCGGCCGACGCCGCGCCTGGCACCATCCGCGGGGACTTCTGCGTCGAG GAACGTGATCCACGGCAGCGACTCGGTGGAGAGCGCCCGCCGCGAGATCGCGCTCTGGTTCCGCGGCGACGAGCTGCTGTGCTGGGAGGACAGCGCCGGGCACTGGCTGTACGAGTAGACGCCCAGCCCCGCGGGCCCCTCCAGTTTGCGGCCCGTCCTGGCCCTCAGCGTGGGCCAGCATTTCTTGAGACAATAAAGTGA
- the MAPK8IP3 gene encoding C-Jun-amino-terminal kinase-interacting protein 3 isoform X18 → MSESGQSSAAATPSTAGTKSNTPTSSVPSAAVTPLNESLQPLGDYSAGTKSSKRAREKRNSRNMEVQVTQEMRNVSIGMGSSDEWSDVQDIIDSTPELDMSREPRLDRTGNSPTQGIVNKAFGINTDSLYHELSTAGSEVIGDVDEGADLLGEFSVRHDFFGMGKEVGNLLLENSQLLETKNALNVVKNDLIAKVDQLSGEQEVLKGDLEAARQAKLRLEGRIKDLEEELRRVKSEAIVARREPKEEVEDVSSYLCTELDKIPMAQRRRFTRVEMARVLMERNQYKERLMELQEAVRWTEMIRASREHPSVQEKKKSTIWQFFSRLFSSSSSPPPAKRSYPSVNIHYKSPTTAGFSQRRSHAMCPISAGSRPLEFFPDDDCTSSTRREQKREQYRQVREHVRNDDGRLQACGWSLPAKYKQLSPNGGQEDTRMKNVPVPVYCRPLVEKDPTMKLWCAAGVNLSGWKPNEDDSGNGVRPAPGRDPLTCDREVEGETKSNHASPEKKAKELPEPDATSSRVWILTSTLTTSKVVIIDANQPGTVVDQFTVCNAHVLCISSIPAASDSDYPPGEIFLDSDVNPEDSGADGVLAGITLVGCATRCNVPRSNCSSRGDTPVLDKGQGEVATVANGKVNPSQSTEEATEATEVPDSGPSEAEAAAVRPGPLTEHVFTDLAPAPAPSAQPGSENGPEADTGGVQPEPEPSADPAGTSNSAAPTMWLGAQNGWLYVHSAVANWKKCLHSIKLKDSVLSLVHVKGRVLVALADGTLAIFHRGEDGQWDLSNYHLMDLGHPHHSIRCMAVVCDRVWCGYKNKVHVIQPKTMQIEKSFDAHPRRESQVRQLAWIGDGVWVSIRLDSTLRLYHAHTHQHLQDVDIEPYVSKMLGTGKLGFSFVRITALLIAGNRLWVGTGNGVVISIPLTETVVLHRGQLLGLRANKTSPTSGEGARPGGVIHVYGDDSSDKSASSFIPYCSMAQAQLCFHGHRDAVKFFVSVPGNVLATLNGSVLDSPSESPGPAAPASDAEGQKLKNVLVLSGGEGYIDFRIGDGEDDDTEENTGDMSQVKPLLSKAERSHIIVWQVSYSPE, encoded by the exons ATGTCCGAGTCAGGCCAGTCTTCGGCAGCTGCCACACCCAGCACCGCGGGCACCAAGTCCAACACGCCCACGTCCTCTGTGCCCTCGGCCGCCGTTACGCCGCTCAATGAGAGCCTGCAGCCCCTGGGGGACTACAGCGCCGGCACGAAGAGCAGCAAGCGGGCGCGAGAGAAGCGCAACAGCCGCAACATGGAGGTCCAGGTCACGCAGGAGATGCGGAACGTCAGCATAG GCATGGGCAGCAGTGATGAGTGGTCTGATGTTCAAGACATTATTGATTCTACGCCAGAGCTGGACATGAGTCGGGAACCCCGCCTTGATCGCACGGGCAACAG CCCGACCCAGGGGATCGTGAACAAGGCTTTTGGCATCAACACTGACTCCCTGTACCACGAGCTGTCGACGGCGGGGTCAGAGGTCATCGGGGATGTGGATGAAGGAGCTGACCTGCTAG GGGAGTTCTCAG TGCGCCATGATTTCTTTG GAATGGGCAAGGAAGTGGGGAATCTGCTGCTGGAGAACTCACAGCTTCTAGAAACCAA AAACGCTCTGAATGTGGTGAAGAATGACCTCATCGCCAAGGTGGACCAGCTGTCCGGGGAGCAGGAGGTGCTCAAAGGGGACTTGGAAGCCGCCAGGCAGGCCAAACTCAGGCTGGAGGGCCGCATCAAGGACCTGGAGGAAGAGCTGAGGAG AGTGAAGTCAGAGGCCATTGTCGCCCGCCGAGAGCCCAAAGAAGAGGTGGAGGATGTAAGCAGCTATCTCTGTACAGAATTG GACAAGATCCCCATGGCACAGCGCCGCCGCTTCACGCGGGTGGAGATGGCCCGTGTGCTCATGGAGCGCAACCAGTACAAGGAGAGGCTGATGGAGCTCCAGGAGGCCGTGCGGTGGACCGAGATGATCAg AGCGTCCCGAGAGCATCCATCTGTCCAGGAGAAGAAGAAGTCCACCATCTGGCAATT CTTCAGCCGCCTCTTCAGCTCCTCGTCCAGCCCCCCTCCGGCCAAGCGGTCCTATCCCTCGGTGAACATCCATTACAAGTCCCCCACCACGGCCGGCTTCAGCCAGCGCCGCAGCCATGCTATGTGCCCCATCTCTGCTGGCAGCCGGCCTCTGGAGTTCTTCCCCGACGA TGACTGCACGTCCTCCACCCGCCGGGAGCAGAAGCGCGAGCAGTACCGCCAGGTGCGCGAGCACGTGCGCAACGACGATGGGCGGCTGCAGGCCTGTGGCTGGAGCCTGCCGGCCAAGTACAAGCAG CTGAGTCCCAACGGGGGCCAGGAGGACACGCGGATGAAGAACGTGCCTGTCCCCGTGTACTGCCGCCCTCTGGTGGAGAAAGACCCAACAATGAAG CTGTGGTGTGCCGCGGGCGTGAACCTGAGCGGGTGGAAACCGAACGAGGACGACTCTGGGAACGGAGTCAGGCCTGCGCCAGGCCGTGACCCTCTGACCTGCGACCGGGAAGTGGAAGGAGAGACCAAGAGCAATCACGCGTCCCCAGAGAAGAAG GCGAAAGAGCTCCCCGAGCCGGACGCCACCTCCAGCCGCGTGTGGATCCTCACCAGCACTCTGACCACCAGCAAAGTGGTCATCATCGATGCCAACCAGCCAGGCACCGTGGTGGATCAGTTCACCGTCTGCAATGCCCACGTCCTGTGCATCTCCAGCATTCCAG CGGCCAGTGACAGTGACTACCCTCCGGGGGAGATCTTCCTGGACAGCGATGTGAACCCTGAGGATTCCGGTGCCGACGGTGTGCTGGCAGGCATCACCCTGGTGGGCTGTGCCACCCGTTGCAACGTGCCCCGCAGCAACTGCTCCTCCCGAGGGGATACCCCAGTGCTGGACAAGGGCCAGG GGGAGGTGGCTACTGTCGCCAACGGGAAGGTCAACCCATCTCAGTCCACGGAGGAGGCCACAGAAGCCACGGAGGTGCCAGACTCTGGGCCCAGCGAGGCAGAAGCAGCCGCAGTGCGGCCTGGGCCCCTCACGGAGCATGTCTTCACCGACCTggcccctgccccggcccccagTGCCCAGCCTGGCAG TGAGAACGGGCCGGAGGCCGACACAGGTGGGGTGCAGCCCGAGCCAGAGCCCAGCGCAGACCCTGCAGGGACCAGCAATAGCGCTGCCCCCACCATGTGGCTGGGAGCCCAGAACGGCTG GCTCTATGTGCACTCAGCCGTGGCCAACTGGAAGAAGTGTCTGCACTCCATCAAGCTAaaggactctgtgctgagcctggt GCACGTGAAAGGGCGAGTTCTTGTGGCCCTCGCCGACGGGACTCTGGCCATCTTCCACCGAGGTGAAG ATGGCCAGTGGGACCTGAGCAACTATCACCTGATGGACCTGggccacccccaccactccatccGCTGCATGGCTGTCGTCTGCGACCGCGTCTGGTGTGGCTACAAAAACAAGGTGCACGTCATCCAGCCCAAGACGATGCAGATTGAG AAGTCATTCGACGCCCACCCACGGCGGGAGAGCCAAGTGCGGCAGCTGGCGTGGATCGGTGATGGGGTGTGGGTGTCCATCCGCTTGGATTCCACATTGCGGCTCTACCACGCCCATACCCACCAGCACCTGCAGGACGTGGACATCGAGCCCTATGTCAGCAAGATGCTGG GCACAGGCAAGCTGGGCTTCTCCTTCGTGCGGATCACAGCCCTGCTCATCGCGGGCAACCGCCTCTGGGTGGGCACCGGCAATGGAGTGGTCATCTCTATCCCGCTGACCGAGA CCGTGGTCCTGCACCGAGGCCAGCTCCTGGGGCTCCGAG caaaCAAAACCTCCCCCACGTCTGGGGAGGGAGCCCGCCCTGGGGGCGTCATCCATGTGTACGGTGATGACAGCAGTGACAAATCGGCCAGCAGCTTCATCCCCTACTGCTCCAtggcccaggcccagctctgctTCCACGGGCACCGTGATGCCGTCAAATTCTTTGTGTCGGTGCCAG GGAATGTGTTGGCCACTCTCAACGGCAGCGTGCTCGACAGCCCCTCTGAGAGCCCCGGGCCCGCCGCCCCTGCCTCAGACGCCGAGGGCCAGAAGCTGAAGAACGTTCTGGTGCTGAGCGGCGGGGAGGGCTACATCGACTTCCGCATCG GGGACGGAGAGGATGATGACACCGAGGAGAACACTGGGGACATGAGCCAGGTGAAGCCCCTGCTGTCCAAGGCAGAGCGCAGCCACATCATCGTGTGGCAGGTGTCCTACAGCCCTGAGTGA
- the MRPS34 gene encoding 28S ribosomal protein S34, mitochondrial gives MARKKVRPRLIAELARRVRALREQRNRPRDSQRYALDYETLTRPYSGRRLPVRAWADVRRESSLLQLLSRLPLFGLGRLVTRKSWLWQHDEPCYWRLTRVRPDYTAQNLEHGKAWGVLTFKGRTESEAREIGQVMYHDWRLVPKHEEAVFTAFTPAPPEDAPRCVPYPPLLRAMILAERQKKGDSSTEEPMLNLERTRVDPWDYPARQEAKKKAKATPV, from the exons ATGGCGCGGAAGAAGGTGCGGCCGCGGCTCATCGCCGAGCTGGCCCGTCGCGTGCGGGCCCTGCGAGAGCAGCGGAACCGACCGCGCGACTCGCAGCGCTACGCTCTGGACTACGAGACGCTGACGCGGCCGTACTCGGGCCGCCGCCTGCCGGTCCGCGCCTGGGCGGATGTGCGCCGGGAGAGCAGCCTCCTGCAGCTGCTCAGCCGCCTGCCGCTCTTCGGCCTGGGCCGCCTGGTCACGCGCAAGTCCTGGCTGTGGCAGCACGACGAGCCGTGCTACTGGCGCCTGACGCGCGTGCGGCCCGACTACACGGCGCAG AACCTAGAGCACGGGAAGGCCTGGGGCGTGCTGACCTTCAAAG GACGGACGGAGAGCGAGGCCCGGGAGATCGGGCAGGTCATGTACCACGACTGGCGGCTGGTGCCCAAGCACGAGGAGGCGGTCTTCACCGCGTTCACGCCCGCGCCGCCCGAGGACGCTCCGCGCTGCGTGCCCTACCCGCCGCTCCTGCGGGCCATGATTCTAGCAGAGCGGCAGAAAAAGGGGGACTCCAGCACCGAGGAGCCCATGCTGAATCTGGAGCGGACCCGAGTGGATCCCTGGGACTACCCTGCGAGACAGGAGGCGAAGAAAAAGGCCAAGGCCACGCCGGTCTAA
- the NME3 gene encoding nucleoside diphosphate kinase 3 isoform X2, which yields MLCLLLTVLAHLFPAACAGVHERTFLAVKPDGVQRRLVGEIVRRFERKGFKLVALKLVQASDELLREHYAELRERPFYGRLVDYMGSGPVVAMVWQGLDVVRASRALIGATDPADAAPGTIRGDFCVEVGKNVIHGSDSVESARREIALWFRGDELLCWEDSAGHWLYE from the exons ATGCTGTGCCTGCTGCTGACGGTGCTCGCCCACCTCTTCCCGGCGG CCTGCGCCGGCGTGCACGAGCGCACCTTCCTGGCCGTGAAACCCGACGGCGTGCAGCGGCGGCTCGTGGGCGAGATCGTGCGGCGCTTTGAGCGCAAGGGCTTCAAGCTGGTGGCGCTGAAGCTGGTGCAG GCCTCGGACGAGCTGCTGCGCGAGCACTACGCCGAGCTGCGCGAGCGCCCCTTCTATGGCCGGCTGGTGGACTACATGGGCTCGGGACCGGTGGTGGCCATG GTATGGCAGGGGCTGGACGTGGTGCGCGCCTCGCGGGCGCTCATCGGGGCCACCGACCCGGCCGACGCCGCGCCTGGCACCATCCGCGGGGACTTCTGCGTCGAGGTTGGCAA GAACGTGATCCACGGCAGCGACTCGGTGGAGAGCGCCCGCCGCGAGATCGCGCTCTGGTTCCGCGGCGACGAGCTGCTGTGCTGGGAGGACAGCGCCGGGCACTGGCTGTACGAGTAG